In Desulfuromonas sp. KJ2020, a single window of DNA contains:
- a CDS encoding TRAP transporter fused permease subunit — protein sequence MSEENNQELEDLSPEEQKKLKKLMEKDAKSYRSPTGFFKGLVALLGAGMVIFYFYTAGLAAVATQYHRGVYVFATYVLVFLLYPAGKGRIRVPLTAVLSIILSMLGTALLFFSDMATFHARLLEIGDHYASDGLGGAIASASGLWQVGVGAVLIFALVTIGDNLLMRRSGSNPTISDILFALLSAAVVYYWMHEFENLNYRAGAENELDAMVSIVGVFLSLEVCRRVLGWSMTLIGIGMLIYGYFGPYFPDMLSHRGFGIERLATALYLTTNGVFGVMANVLATYVILFIFFGAFLHKSGAGKFFIDLPLAIAGNSTGGPAKVAVMASALFGSVSGSAIANTVSTGAFTIPLMKRAGFKPHVAGAIEPAASIGGMFLPPIMGAGGFLMAELTNTSYATIMMIAVFPALLYFFSVFCMIHFEAKKQGLKGIKGEEFPHWKIVLKREWYFSLPLIIITVLMILGRSPGYSAFWATISCVVISWFRKETRMGLREIWEAILTGANNTLIIGATLGVIGIIVGTISLTGIGLKFSDIIISMAQGNLLMALLLVGLASLVLGMGVPVTAAYLITAVLAVPPLVEMGVPVIAAHMIVYWFSQDSNITPPVCVAAYAGAAIAGSDPWKTGWTSFKFAKLLYVMPILFAFTPSILFQAKPINVKMPEIHAEVPFASVLKVDVKEGDEFVKGDVLATVLVEDKPVDIKARKDGRVTQVKTFAGGLANPGDVLIEGEIVATKTKVFSSFLSAFLGTIAFSSLTMFFWIRRTSIPEWLILAAATILLYWPTLVTDAIGIGLVAIVFIMQKAKNKREQALAA from the coding sequence ATGTCGGAAGAAAATAACCAAGAACTGGAAGACCTGAGCCCTGAGGAACAGAAAAAACTGAAAAAGCTTATGGAGAAGGACGCCAAGTCCTATCGCTCCCCCACAGGCTTTTTCAAAGGTCTGGTCGCCCTGCTGGGCGCCGGCATGGTCATCTTCTATTTCTATACCGCCGGCCTGGCGGCCGTGGCTACCCAGTACCACCGGGGGGTCTATGTCTTTGCCACCTACGTGCTCGTGTTCCTGCTTTACCCGGCGGGCAAGGGAAGAATCCGTGTTCCCCTTACGGCGGTTCTGTCCATCATTCTTTCCATGCTGGGAACGGCGCTCCTGTTCTTCTCCGACATGGCGACCTTCCATGCCCGACTGCTGGAAATAGGCGACCATTACGCCTCTGACGGACTTGGCGGAGCGATTGCCTCGGCCTCCGGGCTTTGGCAGGTCGGCGTCGGTGCCGTGCTGATTTTTGCCCTGGTTACCATCGGCGACAACCTCCTTATGCGCCGTTCCGGAAGCAATCCGACGATTTCCGATATCCTTTTCGCCCTGCTCTCGGCGGCTGTGGTCTATTACTGGATGCACGAGTTCGAAAACCTCAATTACCGGGCCGGGGCGGAAAACGAACTCGATGCCATGGTCAGCATTGTGGGCGTCTTTCTCTCTTTGGAAGTCTGCCGCCGCGTCCTCGGCTGGTCCATGACCCTGATCGGCATCGGCATGCTTATCTATGGCTACTTCGGCCCCTACTTTCCCGACATGCTCTCGCATCGCGGTTTCGGTATCGAACGCCTGGCTACAGCCCTCTACCTGACCACCAACGGCGTGTTCGGCGTCATGGCCAACGTACTGGCCACCTATGTCATTCTCTTTATCTTTTTCGGTGCTTTCCTGCACAAGAGCGGAGCGGGTAAATTCTTCATCGACCTGCCGCTGGCCATTGCCGGCAACAGTACCGGTGGACCGGCGAAGGTAGCCGTCATGGCCTCAGCCCTGTTCGGTTCCGTTTCGGGCAGCGCCATCGCCAACACGGTTTCCACCGGCGCCTTTACCATCCCCCTCATGAAACGGGCGGGCTTCAAGCCCCACGTGGCGGGCGCCATCGAACCGGCCGCCTCCATCGGCGGCATGTTCCTGCCCCCCATCATGGGCGCCGGGGGCTTCCTGATGGCTGAGCTGACCAACACCTCCTACGCCACCATCATGATGATCGCCGTCTTTCCCGCCCTGCTTTACTTTTTCTCCGTCTTCTGCATGATCCACTTTGAGGCGAAGAAGCAGGGGCTTAAAGGCATCAAAGGCGAAGAATTCCCCCACTGGAAGATCGTCCTCAAGCGTGAGTGGTACTTCAGTCTGCCGCTGATCATCATCACCGTGCTGATGATTCTGGGCCGCTCCCCCGGCTATTCGGCCTTCTGGGCAACGATCTCGTGCGTTGTCATCAGTTGGTTCCGCAAAGAGACCCGCATGGGGCTCAGGGAAATATGGGAAGCCATTCTTACCGGCGCCAACAATACTCTGATCATCGGCGCCACCCTGGGCGTCATCGGCATCATCGTCGGCACCATATCCCTGACGGGCATCGGCCTGAAGTTCTCGGACATCATTATCTCCATGGCCCAGGGCAATCTCCTGATGGCCCTGTTGCTGGTGGGCCTGGCCTCCCTGGTTCTCGGCATGGGAGTACCAGTGACCGCGGCCTACCTGATCACCGCGGTACTGGCCGTACCGCCCCTGGTGGAGATGGGTGTACCGGTCATTGCTGCCCATATGATCGTTTACTGGTTCAGCCAGGATTCCAACATCACCCCACCGGTCTGCGTGGCCGCCTACGCCGGCGCCGCCATCGCTGGCTCCGACCCCTGGAAGACCGGGTGGACCAGCTTCAAATTTGCCAAATTGCTCTATGTCATGCCGATCCTCTTTGCCTTCACGCCATCGATCCTCTTTCAGGCCAAGCCGATCAACGTCAAGATGCCGGAAATCCACGCCGAAGTTCCCTTTGCTTCCGTCCTCAAAGTCGATGTCAAGGAAGGAGACGAGTTCGTCAAGGGGGATGTGCTGGCAACCGTACTGGTGGAAGACAAACCCGTAGACATCAAGGCCAGGAAAGACGGGCGGGTCACCCAGGTCAAGACCTTCGCCGGCGGGCTAGCCAATCCCGGGGATGTGCTGATCGAAGGCGAGATCGTCGCGACCAAGACCAAGGTGTTCTCCTCCTTCCTCTCGGCATTCCTGGGCACCATAGCCTTCTCATCGCTGACCATGTTCTTCTGGATTCGCCGCACCAGCATCCCCGAATGGCTGATTCTGGCCGCGGCTACCATTTTGCTTTACTGGCCGACTCTGGTCACCGACGCCATCGGTATCGGCCTGGTGGCTATCGTCTTTATCATGCAGAAGGCTAAAAACAAGCGGGAACAGGCGCTGGCCGCCTGA
- a CDS encoding TAXI family TRAP transporter solute-binding subunit, with product MIKTARLMSLTLSALLVAAMTLAPNIGHAQKTRLAFSGGPDGGTFQYFSNGMATRLSKTIPNVEVSNMASAGSVENIRRVNSGEADFGIAYSGDTYLARTGQLPKDTRKYENVLALAYLYGAPAHLIVLDGSGINAVSDLAGKRVAVGGAGSGAAASAQRYFEALGLWDKMNVEFIGYSKAASALGDKLIDAMWVFAGFPNSSVIQAAASNKIKILSLYETGEKGGVFKKYPFYAPVTIPAGTYSGIDYDVKTFQDSALWVAGKHVDSEVIYQVTKDIFTPEGLSYLVKVKSTAKAMSVEGALTGIVTPVHEGAEKFWKEKGLTLTPEQTAR from the coding sequence ATGATCAAAACAGCAAGATTAATGTCCCTCACGCTTTCAGCGCTGCTGGTGGCAGCCATGACCCTGGCGCCGAACATCGGCCACGCCCAGAAAACCCGCCTGGCTTTCTCCGGCGGCCCTGACGGCGGCACCTTCCAGTACTTCTCCAACGGCATGGCCACCCGCCTTTCCAAAACTATCCCGAATGTCGAAGTCTCCAACATGGCTTCGGCCGGTTCTGTGGAAAACATTCGCCGCGTCAACTCCGGCGAGGCCGATTTCGGCATTGCTTATTCGGGCGACACCTACCTGGCCCGCACCGGTCAGTTGCCCAAAGATACCCGCAAATACGAGAATGTCCTTGCCCTGGCCTATCTTTACGGGGCCCCGGCTCATCTCATCGTACTTGACGGCAGCGGCATCAACGCTGTCAGCGATCTGGCTGGCAAGCGTGTTGCCGTAGGTGGGGCAGGTTCCGGCGCCGCCGCCTCAGCCCAGCGCTATTTCGAGGCGCTTGGCCTGTGGGACAAGATGAATGTCGAGTTCATCGGCTACAGCAAGGCCGCCTCCGCCCTCGGCGACAAGCTCATCGACGCCATGTGGGTATTCGCCGGTTTCCCCAACTCTTCAGTCATCCAGGCCGCGGCCAGCAACAAGATCAAGATCCTCAGCCTCTATGAGACGGGTGAAAAAGGCGGCGTCTTCAAAAAATATCCCTTCTACGCCCCGGTGACCATTCCCGCCGGCACTTACAGCGGGATCGACTATGACGTCAAAACTTTTCAGGATTCTGCCCTCTGGGTGGCCGGCAAGCACGTTGACAGCGAGGTCATTTATCAGGTGACCAAAGATATCTTCACCCCCGAAGGGCTTTCCTATCTGGTCAAAGTGAAGAGCACCGCCAAGGCCATGAGCGTTGAAGGGGCCCTCACCGGCATCGTCACCCCGGTTCATGAAGGCGCCGAGAAATTCTGGAAGGAAAAGGGTCTGACCCTGACCCCCGAGCAAACTGCCCGCTAA
- the ispE gene encoding 4-(cytidine 5'-diphospho)-2-C-methyl-D-erythritol kinase, with protein MKRVYWAPAKINLRLQVLGKREDGYHDLCMVMQCVSLYDRIEISLSKGKGVRVSCPGVDLLPGSKNIAGKAAEVLLGRLGKEWGVDLIIEKNIPVAAGLGGGSSDAATVLSGLNDMLAAGLSRDELMMIGSSLGADVPFFLYGQPAIARGIGDVLQPLPRPLPDVWYVLVNPGVAVSTAWVYQNLGLTSPVDEYRLPGFPKTARDFRSFVVNDLERVTMSRHPEVGQVKARLSELGASAVLMSGSGPTVFGVFQDQAEADAACRSIRLEHELWRAEIVRPV; from the coding sequence GTGAAGCGAGTTTATTGGGCTCCAGCAAAAATTAATTTGCGTCTGCAGGTTCTCGGCAAGCGCGAGGATGGCTATCATGATCTGTGTATGGTAATGCAGTGTGTCTCGCTGTATGACCGTATTGAGATATCTCTGTCGAAGGGGAAAGGGGTGAGGGTGTCTTGTCCGGGGGTCGACCTTTTGCCGGGCTCGAAAAATATTGCGGGCAAGGCGGCCGAGGTGCTGCTTGGTCGCCTTGGAAAAGAGTGGGGCGTTGATCTGATCATTGAGAAGAATATTCCGGTGGCGGCCGGTCTCGGTGGTGGGTCTTCTGATGCGGCCACGGTTTTGTCTGGATTGAACGATATGTTGGCCGCTGGTTTGTCCCGCGACGAGCTGATGATGATCGGGTCTTCTTTGGGGGCTGATGTGCCGTTTTTCTTGTATGGGCAGCCGGCGATCGCGCGGGGGATCGGTGATGTTCTGCAGCCCCTGCCGCGGCCCCTTCCCGATGTGTGGTATGTGTTGGTCAACCCCGGAGTGGCTGTTTCCACGGCCTGGGTTTATCAAAATTTGGGGTTGACAAGCCCTGTGGATGAGTATAGATTACCCGGGTTTCCCAAAACGGCTCGGGATTTCAGGTCTTTTGTGGTTAATGATCTTGAGCGGGTGACCATGTCCCGGCACCCTGAGGTCGGGCAGGTTAAGGCACGGCTGTCCGAGTTGGGGGCTTCGGCTGTACTCATGTCGGGGAGCGGTCCGACGGTCTTCGGGGTCTTCCAGGATCAGGCGGAGGCTGACGCGGCCTGTCGGAGTATCCGCCTTGAGCATGAACTCTGGCGAGCCGAGATCGTTCGACCCGTGTAG
- a CDS encoding ribose-phosphate pyrophosphokinase: protein MVDKLKIFSGNANIPLAREICGQLAVPLGNAKVRTFSDGEIMVEVGENVRGRDVYVVQSTCAPSNHNIMELLIMMDALKRASAARITAVVPYFGYARQDRKVAPRTPITSKLVADLISTAGADRVLTMDLHAGQIQGFFNIPVDHLYAAPVILADVCSRFPGRVVVVSPDAGGTERARAYAKRLDAGLAIIDKRRSGPNVSEVMHIIGDVKGETCIIVDDMIDTAGTLCQAAQALKEKGAAAVYACATHAVLSGPALERISDSCLEEVVVTNTIPVQDKLSTCSKLRVLSVAEILAESIRRIHGDESVSSLFI, encoded by the coding sequence ATGGTGGACAAGCTGAAGATATTTTCCGGCAATGCCAATATTCCTTTGGCCCGTGAGATTTGCGGCCAATTGGCCGTACCTCTGGGCAACGCCAAGGTCAGAACTTTTTCTGACGGCGAGATCATGGTTGAGGTTGGCGAGAATGTGCGCGGCAGGGACGTCTATGTCGTCCAATCAACCTGTGCGCCGTCCAACCACAATATCATGGAATTGCTGATCATGATGGACGCCCTCAAGCGGGCCTCGGCCGCCAGGATTACTGCGGTTGTACCCTATTTCGGCTATGCCCGCCAGGATCGTAAAGTCGCACCGCGGACCCCGATCACCAGCAAGCTGGTTGCTGACCTGATCAGTACGGCGGGCGCCGACCGCGTGTTGACGATGGATCTGCACGCCGGTCAGATTCAGGGTTTTTTCAATATTCCCGTCGATCATCTTTATGCGGCTCCAGTTATCCTTGCGGATGTCTGTTCCCGTTTCCCCGGTCGCGTCGTGGTTGTGTCTCCTGATGCAGGGGGGACTGAAAGAGCCAGGGCTTACGCCAAGAGACTTGACGCCGGTCTGGCCATTATCGACAAGCGTCGCAGCGGACCCAATGTCTCCGAAGTTATGCACATCATCGGTGATGTCAAAGGGGAGACCTGTATTATCGTCGACGATATGATCGACACGGCAGGAACGCTTTGTCAGGCGGCCCAGGCTCTCAAAGAGAAGGGCGCCGCCGCCGTCTACGCCTGTGCCACTCATGCCGTTCTTTCCGGGCCCGCCCTTGAACGGATCAGTGACAGCTGTCTCGAGGAAGTGGTGGTGACCAACACGATCCCCGTTCAGGACAAACTGTCAACCTGTTCGAAGCTGCGCGTTCTTTCCGTGGCGGAAATACTGGCTGAATCCATTCGCCGCATTCATGGCGATGAGTCGGTCAGCTCATTGTTTATTTAA